In Dehalogenimonas etheniformans, one genomic interval encodes:
- a CDS encoding aspartate carbamoyltransferase catalytic subunit, translating to MTATQKTTDWNHRHLLDVDDFTPEEFELVFATADAMSEILSRPIKKVPALRGQTVVNLFYENSTRTRASFEIAAKNLSADVLNVTSTASSITKGESLIDTLKTLEALGANIIVMRHNFSGAPYLATKHSKANIINAGDGWHAHPTQALLDLYTIRKHKGSLAGLKAVIVGDVRHSRVAHSNIWGMTRLGMEVTVCGPPTLMPYGLENPGSNFPKVRVENQVEKAIEGADLVMALRLQRERQQGGLLPSVREYVQRYQVTSERLKKAAKDVLVMHPGPVNEDIELATESAYGERSVINEQVSNGVAIRMAILYLLSGRQGEL from the coding sequence ATGACTGCAACCCAAAAGACGACCGACTGGAACCACCGCCACCTCCTTGATGTCGATGATTTCACGCCGGAAGAATTCGAACTTGTTTTCGCGACGGCCGATGCCATGTCTGAAATCCTATCACGACCGATTAAGAAAGTGCCGGCGCTTCGCGGGCAAACGGTGGTCAACCTTTTCTATGAAAATTCGACCCGGACCCGTGCATCGTTCGAGATCGCCGCCAAGAACCTTTCGGCTGATGTCCTAAATGTCACCTCGACAGCTTCCTCAATAACTAAAGGTGAAAGTCTCATTGACACCCTGAAAACGCTGGAAGCACTTGGCGCGAATATCATCGTAATGCGCCATAATTTCTCGGGCGCCCCCTACCTAGCCACCAAACATAGCAAAGCCAATATCATAAACGCCGGAGACGGCTGGCACGCCCACCCCACCCAGGCACTCCTCGACCTGTATACGATCCGGAAACACAAAGGCAGCCTCGCCGGACTCAAGGCTGTTATCGTCGGCGACGTGCGCCACAGCCGGGTAGCCCATTCCAATATCTGGGGTATGACCCGCCTGGGAATGGAGGTAACCGTATGCGGCCCGCCAACCCTCATGCCGTACGGGCTCGAAAACCCCGGCTCAAATTTTCCGAAGGTGCGGGTCGAAAATCAGGTTGAAAAAGCAATCGAAGGCGCCGACTTGGTCATGGCTTTAAGATTACAGCGAGAGAGACAACAGGGCGGCCTGCTGCCTTCGGTTCGAGAATACGTCCAGCGCTACCAGGTTACCTCTGAACGATTGAAAAAAGCTGCAAAAGACGTCCTGGTGATGCACCCCGGTCCCGTGAATGAAGACATCGAACTAGCCACCGAATCAGCCTATGGCGAAAGGTCGGTTATCAACGAGCAGGTGAGTAATGGTGTGGCTATCCGGATGGCGATTCTCTACCTGCTATCCGGCAGACAGGGTGAACTATGA
- a CDS encoding dihydroorotase: MKSILIKNGRFIDPEQSNDRHTDIALIDGKVAWIGSGTLPKDDYEIIDASGMIVAPGFIDLHTHLRQPGFEDKETIATGTMAAARGGFTTICAMPNTNPPIENRSIVDYVKCVASSEGIVRVLPIGCISKGRKGEILAELGEMGTAGVIGFSDDGSPVPGARLMKQAMEYAAGLGLPIIDHCEEPSLAEGGQVNEGIIATRLGLAGIPNAAEETMVARDIALAKLTGARIHLCHISTKGSVDLIRNAKADSVQVTAEATPHHLTLTEERCLGYDTNSKVNPPLRTQTDIDALIAGLIDGTIEAIATDHAPHSENDKCCEFALAPFGISGLETALGSLMKLVHNGKIPLPLIIEKLTAGPARIIGDGFGATGSLTVGDPADVVIFDPKAEWTVDVSKFASKGKNTPLAGEKLKGKVIATIYHGNIVYKEDNR; this comes from the coding sequence ATGAAAAGCATTTTGATTAAAAACGGCAGGTTCATCGACCCGGAACAGAGCAATGACCGTCACACTGACATTGCGCTTATTGATGGCAAAGTGGCCTGGATCGGTAGTGGCACCCTGCCTAAAGACGATTACGAGATTATTGATGCGTCAGGCATGATCGTCGCTCCCGGTTTCATCGATCTGCACACTCACCTTCGGCAGCCGGGATTCGAGGATAAAGAGACAATTGCCACGGGAACTATGGCGGCGGCGAGGGGCGGCTTCACCACAATTTGCGCGATGCCCAACACAAACCCGCCAATCGAGAATCGCTCCATTGTTGATTATGTCAAGTGCGTCGCCTCAAGTGAGGGCATAGTCAGAGTACTCCCCATCGGATGCATCAGCAAAGGGCGCAAGGGCGAAATCCTTGCCGAACTTGGCGAGATGGGAACAGCCGGTGTCATCGGTTTCTCTGATGACGGCTCGCCGGTTCCAGGCGCGCGATTAATGAAACAGGCTATGGAATATGCCGCTGGCCTCGGCTTGCCGATTATCGATCATTGCGAGGAGCCAAGCCTGGCCGAGGGCGGCCAGGTCAACGAAGGCATTATCGCCACGCGGCTGGGGCTCGCTGGCATTCCCAACGCCGCGGAGGAGACGATGGTTGCCCGCGACATCGCCCTGGCTAAGCTGACTGGTGCCCGGATCCACCTTTGCCACATCAGCACCAAAGGTTCGGTCGATCTTATCCGTAATGCTAAAGCCGACAGCGTGCAAGTGACTGCCGAGGCCACCCCCCACCACCTCACCCTGACTGAGGAACGATGCCTGGGATACGACACCAATTCCAAGGTCAACCCGCCGTTAAGAACTCAAACTGATATAGATGCCCTTATCGCAGGACTTATCGACGGGACTATTGAAGCAATAGCAACCGATCACGCTCCACATTCCGAAAATGACAAGTGCTGCGAATTTGCCCTGGCACCCTTTGGCATATCCGGTCTGGAGACAGCTCTGGGAAGCCTTATGAAACTGGTGCACAACGGTAAAATACCGCTGCCTCTCATTATCGAGAAGCTGACCGCCGGACCGGCGCGGATTATAGGCGATGGGTTTGGAGCGACTGGTTCGTTAACGGTTGGCGACCCAGCCGATGTAGTGATTTTCGATCCGAAAGCGGAGTGGACCGTTGATGTTTCAAAATTTGCATCCAAAGGTAAGAATACCCCACTCGCCGGGGAAAAGCTCAAGGGCAAAGTGATCGCCACGATCTATCACGGCAACATCGTTTACAAAGAGGATAACAGATGA
- the carA gene encoding glutamine-hydrolyzing carbamoyl-phosphate synthase small subunit: MTKRAILVLADGSVFEGNSFGAEKDAFGEVVFSTSMTGYQEMLTDPSFAGQILIPTFPLIGNYGVNPADWESDRLQVRGFVVREECAEPSNYQTEATIDSYLKQGGTPGIWGLDTRAITRKLRSHGVMMGMITSDKTPGQAFEILRMSPIYGTTDLVKEVSTKATYDWDSEDIPETAPRVALLDCGCKFNIMRILRHHGCRVTAFPCTATAKEMLAINPDGILLSPGPGDPELLDYATETVRGLVDAGKPIMGICLGNQIVAKAFGGHNFKLKFGHRGGNHPVKDLATGRVHITAQNHGYAVDPESLKGSGLEVTHINLNDGTVEGMRHKTLPIFTIQYHSEASPGPLDNTYLFEQFMTMMGRTDAR; this comes from the coding sequence ATGACCAAACGCGCCATCCTGGTCCTGGCCGATGGTTCGGTCTTTGAAGGGAACAGTTTCGGGGCGGAAAAAGACGCCTTCGGGGAGGTGGTCTTTTCCACCAGCATGACCGGCTATCAGGAAATGTTAACCGACCCATCCTTCGCTGGGCAGATACTTATCCCGACCTTCCCCTTGATCGGCAATTATGGGGTTAACCCTGCGGACTGGGAATCGGACCGGCTGCAGGTTCGAGGTTTTGTGGTCCGGGAAGAATGCGCCGAACCCAGCAACTACCAAACTGAAGCAACGATTGATTCTTATTTGAAACAGGGCGGCACTCCGGGGATATGGGGGCTCGACACCCGCGCCATTACCCGGAAACTACGCAGCCATGGCGTAATGATGGGCATGATAACCTCGGACAAGACGCCGGGGCAAGCGTTCGAAATCCTGCGGATGTCTCCGATATACGGTACGACAGACCTAGTCAAAGAAGTGTCCACCAAAGCGACTTATGACTGGGACTCGGAAGATATACCCGAGACAGCTCCTCGCGTGGCGCTGCTGGACTGCGGCTGCAAGTTCAACATCATGAGGATACTCAGGCATCATGGATGCCGGGTTACGGCCTTCCCTTGCACTGCAACAGCCAAAGAGATGCTAGCCATAAATCCCGACGGAATCCTGTTATCGCCCGGTCCGGGTGATCCGGAACTCCTGGACTACGCCACCGAGACAGTCAGAGGGCTGGTCGACGCTGGTAAGCCGATCATGGGCATCTGCCTGGGCAATCAGATCGTAGCCAAGGCTTTCGGGGGGCATAACTTCAAGCTGAAATTCGGCCACCGCGGCGGTAATCACCCTGTCAAAGACCTGGCTACCGGGCGAGTCCACATTACCGCGCAGAACCACGGCTATGCCGTCGACCCGGAATCTCTCAAAGGCAGCGGATTAGAAGTAACGCACATCAATCTAAACGACGGCACAGTGGAAGGAATGAGGCACAAGACATTGCCGATCTTCACCATCCAGTATCACAGTGAGGCCAGCCCAGGCCCTTTGGATAATACCTATTTGTTCGAACAGTTCATGACTATGATGGGGAGGACCGATGCCCGCTAA
- the carB gene encoding carbamoyl-phosphate synthase large subunit — MPAKPSKVLIIGSGPIVIGQAAEFDYAGTQACKAMREEGVTSVLVNSNPATIMTDEEIADIVYIEPLTVESVSRIIERERPDGLLPTLGGQTGLNLAVDLADAGVLDKYNVRVLGTPIDTIRKAEDRELFKQLLLSIGEHVPPSETVTTVEEAKRVAGKLGLPLIIRPAYTLGGTGGGIANDMDEFEEIAAGGIAASPIHQILVEKSIAGWKEIEYEVMRDGANNCITVCNMENFDPVGVHTGDSIVIAPSQTLTNKEYQMLRTASINIIRALGIEGGCNIQYGLDPYSATYYVIEVNPRVSRSSALASKATGYPIARVAAKIATGKTLDQIPNAVTGKTMASFEPALDYVVVKIPRWPFDKFATGDRIINTQMKATGEVMAIDRTFEAALQKAVRSLEFGKKSILWEDSSWGLVDDISSYPLKPTDLRLWSILAALRRGITPQQIFQATRIDLWFLKKLLNIITMEKRLLSETLNPDLLREAKRLGFGDEQIATLGDRLPEQVRELRKQWKILPTYKMVDTCAAEFDAETPYFYSTYESENEAVPENCDKALVIGSGPIRIGQGIEFDYCSVHAAMSLSKAGYQSIMANSNPETVSTDFDTSNRLYFEPLDNESVRDILDNENSGCSQLTPSICQFGGQTAINLAYPLTRTSNPIIGSSAETIDLAEDRRRFEAFLSELDIPQAPGAGVTTLDEGLNVANLIGYPVLVRPSYVLGGRAMEIVYDASELVRFMKLAMELQTGHPVLIDKYLMGKECEVDAIADGQQVLIPGIMEHIERAGVHSGDSMAVYPGLGLTPEENKTIVDYTTRIGLALNVRGLMNVQFVIMRSEGQSKVYILEVNPRGSRTVPFLSKVTGVPMVDVAVNVMLGKSLKDQGYDGGLWPARPLVAIKAPVFSMSKLIGVDTYLGPEMKSTGEVMGVDHDMKGALIKALIAAGLALPPEGSILLSIADRDKAEALPLIRKLHSIGYHLYATEGTAVMIEVAGMPVKKISKKLSEGHPNIVDMIRQGIVSGVINTSTGGRVPLRDGFHIRRAAAEKRVPCFTSLDTARVAIDALADTGYNYNIKSMPEYRNGKE; from the coding sequence ATGCCCGCTAAACCTTCTAAAGTCCTGATTATCGGTTCCGGTCCAATAGTTATCGGGCAGGCGGCGGAGTTCGATTATGCCGGAACTCAAGCCTGCAAAGCGATGCGCGAGGAAGGCGTGACCAGCGTGCTGGTCAACTCCAACCCGGCAACCATCATGACCGATGAAGAAATCGCCGACATTGTTTACATTGAACCCCTGACCGTGGAATCTGTTTCCCGAATCATCGAACGGGAGCGTCCAGACGGTTTACTACCGACATTGGGCGGCCAGACAGGTCTAAACCTGGCAGTGGATCTGGCCGATGCGGGTGTTTTGGATAAATACAATGTTCGCGTCCTCGGTACGCCAATCGACACGATCCGTAAGGCTGAGGACAGGGAACTCTTCAAGCAACTGTTGCTTTCTATCGGTGAGCATGTTCCCCCCTCTGAGACGGTCACTACCGTTGAAGAAGCAAAGCGTGTTGCCGGGAAGCTGGGGCTGCCTCTCATCATCCGCCCGGCTTACACCCTCGGCGGCACCGGCGGCGGCATCGCCAACGATATGGACGAGTTCGAGGAGATCGCCGCGGGCGGTATCGCCGCCTCACCGATTCACCAGATACTTGTGGAGAAGTCTATCGCCGGTTGGAAAGAGATCGAGTACGAGGTGATGCGGGATGGTGCCAACAACTGCATCACCGTCTGCAACATGGAGAACTTTGATCCGGTTGGCGTACACACCGGCGACTCCATAGTTATCGCCCCTTCGCAAACCCTTACCAATAAGGAATACCAGATGCTGCGGACGGCGTCCATCAATATCATCAGGGCGCTGGGCATCGAGGGTGGATGCAATATCCAGTATGGCCTCGACCCGTACAGCGCCACTTATTATGTCATCGAGGTCAATCCTCGCGTCAGCCGCTCTTCTGCCCTGGCATCGAAGGCAACAGGTTACCCCATCGCCCGCGTGGCAGCTAAAATCGCGACTGGCAAAACGCTCGACCAGATTCCCAACGCAGTCACTGGGAAGACAATGGCTTCGTTCGAACCTGCCCTCGATTACGTAGTGGTCAAGATTCCCCGCTGGCCGTTCGACAAATTTGCCACCGGCGACAGGATCATCAATACCCAGATGAAAGCCACCGGCGAAGTCATGGCCATCGACAGAACCTTCGAAGCGGCCCTACAGAAGGCGGTGCGATCGCTGGAGTTCGGTAAGAAATCTATCTTATGGGAAGACTCATCCTGGGGGCTGGTCGATGACATCTCAAGTTACCCCTTGAAACCGACCGATCTGCGGCTCTGGTCGATCCTGGCGGCGCTACGGCGAGGCATCACGCCGCAGCAGATCTTCCAAGCCACCAGGATCGACCTTTGGTTCCTGAAAAAACTGCTCAATATCATCACGATGGAGAAGCGCTTGCTGTCGGAAACCCTGAACCCGGACCTGCTGCGCGAGGCCAAGAGACTCGGCTTCGGTGATGAACAAATAGCCACCCTGGGCGACCGTTTGCCTGAGCAGGTACGCGAGTTGCGCAAACAGTGGAAAATCCTGCCAACTTACAAGATGGTGGACACCTGCGCCGCCGAATTCGACGCTGAGACCCCTTATTTCTACTCAACCTACGAATCCGAAAACGAAGCCGTGCCCGAAAACTGCGATAAAGCCCTGGTTATCGGCTCAGGGCCGATCCGCATCGGCCAAGGCATCGAGTTCGATTATTGCTCGGTACATGCGGCTATGTCTCTGTCCAAAGCCGGATACCAATCGATTATGGCAAACTCCAATCCGGAAACGGTGTCCACCGACTTCGACACCTCCAATCGCCTCTACTTCGAACCACTCGATAACGAGAGCGTGCGGGATATCCTAGACAATGAAAACTCGGGTTGTTCCCAGCTAACCCCCTCCATCTGCCAGTTCGGCGGTCAAACGGCTATCAACCTGGCATATCCCTTGACTCGCACCAGCAATCCGATCATCGGATCCTCCGCTGAAACCATCGATCTGGCTGAAGACCGCCGGCGTTTTGAAGCCTTTTTATCCGAACTCGACATCCCTCAGGCTCCGGGCGCCGGGGTAACAACGCTCGACGAAGGGCTGAATGTTGCGAACCTAATAGGCTACCCGGTGCTGGTGCGGCCCAGTTACGTGCTGGGCGGCCGGGCTATGGAAATCGTCTACGACGCCTCCGAGTTGGTCCGTTTCATGAAACTGGCGATGGAACTTCAAACCGGCCATCCGGTACTGATCGACAAATACCTTATGGGCAAGGAATGCGAGGTCGATGCCATCGCCGACGGCCAGCAAGTCCTTATTCCGGGCATCATGGAGCACATCGAACGGGCCGGTGTCCATTCGGGAGATTCGATGGCTGTTTACCCTGGGCTCGGCTTGACTCCAGAGGAAAACAAAACCATTGTCGATTACACCACCCGCATAGGCCTCGCCCTCAACGTCCGCGGCCTGATGAACGTCCAGTTCGTCATCATGCGCTCCGAAGGCCAGAGCAAAGTATACATCCTGGAAGTCAACCCCCGAGGTTCGCGCACCGTCCCATTCCTCTCTAAAGTAACCGGCGTGCCGATGGTGGACGTTGCGGTGAACGTGATGCTGGGAAAAAGCCTCAAAGATCAAGGCTACGATGGCGGCTTGTGGCCTGCCCGGCCTCTCGTAGCTATCAAGGCTCCGGTATTTTCAATGTCGAAACTCATCGGTGTAGATACCTACCTTGGTCCTGAGATGAAATCAACGGGAGAAGTCATGGGTGTAGACCATGATATGAAAGGCGCTCTGATCAAAGCCTTGATCGCAGCCGGTCTAGCGTTGCCTCCAGAAGGCAGTATCCTCCTGTCTATCGCAGACCGGGACAAGGCGGAAGCGTTGCCGCTAATCCGTAAATTGCATTCTATCGGTTACCACTTATACGCAACCGAAGGCACGGCGGTGATGATCGAAGTTGCCGGGATGCCGGTGAAAAAGATTTCTAAGAAATTATCTGAAGGTCACCCAAATATCGTGGATATGATAAGACAAGGTATTGTCTCAGGGGTCATCAATACCTCTACCGGCGGCAGGGTGCCGCTTCGGGATGGATTTCATATTCGTCGGGCTGCCGCCGAAAAACGTGTGCCGTGTTTCACCTCTCTCGACACCGCAAGAGTGGCCATCGACGCATTGGCTGACACGGGCTACAATTACAATATTAAATCGATGCCCGAGTATCGCAATGGCAAAGAATAA
- a CDS encoding dihydroorotate dehydrogenase electron transfer subunit produces MAKNKPQACMATVLSNDAVMPNVFQLRLQCPEIAHSGEPGQFVMIKCGDNLLRRPISISDANGPSEQFSLLIAKVGKGTDWLSSVRPGDELDIIGALGNGFTIDDRTERLLLIGGGMGIAPLNFLASRATGLGKKVTLMLGARTGELLCPSSHLPQVNECVFCTEDASVGIKGRVTDCPDAYIETAEQIFACGPLPMYRALAKDHRFGGKPMQISLEVRMACGIGLCYGCTIKTKNGQKQVCEDGPVFEMDDILWDELADL; encoded by the coding sequence ATGGCAAAGAATAAACCTCAGGCGTGCATGGCAACCGTTCTATCTAACGATGCGGTCATGCCTAATGTTTTCCAATTGAGGTTGCAGTGCCCGGAAATAGCGCATTCAGGCGAACCCGGCCAGTTTGTTATGATCAAATGCGGGGACAATCTGTTGAGACGGCCCATCAGCATCTCTGACGCCAACGGTCCGTCCGAACAATTTAGTCTGCTGATTGCAAAGGTGGGCAAAGGCACCGATTGGCTCTCGAGCGTACGGCCCGGTGACGAACTCGATATTATCGGCGCTCTAGGGAACGGATTCACCATCGACGACCGAACCGAGAGATTGTTGCTCATCGGGGGAGGTATGGGCATTGCTCCGCTCAACTTCTTGGCTTCCAGAGCGACCGGACTGGGGAAAAAAGTTACCTTGATGTTGGGCGCTCGTACGGGCGAACTTCTCTGCCCGTCTTCGCATCTACCCCAGGTCAATGAATGTGTATTCTGCACCGAGGACGCCTCGGTAGGGATTAAGGGGCGTGTCACCGATTGTCCCGACGCTTACATAGAAACCGCCGAACAGATATTTGCCTGCGGACCACTACCCATGTATCGAGCCCTGGCTAAGGACCATCGCTTTGGCGGTAAACCAATGCAGATCTCCCTCGAAGTTCGTATGGCCTGCGGGATCGGGCTTTGCTACGGCTGCACGATTAAAACCAAAAACGGTCAAAAACAAGTTTGTGAGGATGGACCTGTATTTGAGATGGACGATATTTTATGGGACGAATTGGCTGACCTTTAA
- a CDS encoding NAD(P)/FAD-dependent oxidoreductase: MNNPPKSMDQIQIIVIGGGAAGLIAAGRAAELGASVTLLERMDAPGKKLLITGKGRCNITNTALLKEFLSAFGPNGRFLHGAFHRFFRDELLDFFRRRGVETENERGGRVFPVSDNAADVVNALVSYAKGNGVEIRPNSRVVGIERGCDGIISVQLESCEILSAKAVILTTGGASYPATGSAGDGFKLARGVGHKINPLYPALVPLVLKETSFAIACQGVALKNIRLTAFACDKVSIPEVTIEHDYGRGTGYEKPAKPIIESRFGEMLFTHFGIGGPITLLMSQAVARALDASPVSISIDLKPALSNKELDTRLQREFAASPKRQLPAILRELLPEKMVEVMAGISGIPLGRTASNFTIENRRSLVRLLKNLTFEIKCTLPLGAAMVTAGGVELTEVDPKTMASKLVPGLYLAGEVLDLDADTGGYNLQAAFSTGWVAGEAAANFLETTGTRES; encoded by the coding sequence ATGAATAATCCTCCAAAATCGATGGACCAAATCCAAATCATAGTAATTGGCGGCGGTGCCGCTGGACTCATCGCCGCTGGCCGGGCGGCTGAACTCGGGGCTAGTGTAACGTTATTGGAACGCATGGACGCCCCGGGGAAGAAACTGCTCATCACCGGCAAAGGCCGCTGCAACATAACCAACACCGCTCTGCTCAAGGAATTCTTGTCCGCTTTCGGCCCGAATGGCAGATTCCTCCACGGGGCTTTTCACCGTTTCTTCCGGGATGAGTTGTTGGACTTCTTCCGCCGCCGCGGCGTCGAAACTGAGAACGAACGGGGGGGAAGGGTCTTTCCCGTTTCGGATAATGCCGCCGATGTCGTTAACGCGCTGGTGTCATACGCTAAGGGAAACGGCGTTGAAATCAGACCAAACAGCCGCGTCGTCGGTATTGAACGAGGCTGCGACGGTATCATTAGCGTCCAGCTCGAGTCCTGCGAGATATTGAGCGCAAAAGCCGTCATCCTGACAACAGGCGGCGCCTCCTACCCGGCCACCGGTTCAGCGGGCGACGGCTTCAAGTTGGCTCGGGGCGTCGGTCACAAAATAAACCCTTTATACCCGGCGCTGGTGCCGCTGGTCCTGAAGGAAACCAGTTTCGCCATTGCCTGCCAGGGCGTAGCTCTCAAAAACATCCGGCTTACTGCTTTTGCTTGTGATAAGGTATCGATCCCGGAAGTGACGATTGAACATGATTACGGTCGCGGCACGGGCTATGAAAAACCGGCAAAACCGATCATCGAGAGCCGTTTCGGTGAGATGTTGTTCACCCATTTCGGCATCGGGGGACCCATCACATTGCTGATGAGCCAGGCAGTGGCGCGGGCACTGGACGCCAGCCCAGTGTCTATAAGCATCGACCTCAAACCCGCACTCTCAAACAAAGAACTCGATACTCGTTTGCAGCGCGAGTTTGCCGCCTCTCCCAAACGCCAACTTCCGGCGATCCTGCGAGAATTATTACCTGAAAAAATGGTAGAGGTAATGGCGGGAATTTCAGGGATTCCCCTGGGACGGACGGCCTCCAATTTCACCATCGAGAATCGTCGTTCCCTGGTCAGGCTCCTCAAGAACTTAACCTTCGAGATAAAGTGCACCCTGCCGCTGGGCGCGGCCATGGTTACCGCCGGCGGCGTCGAACTTACGGAAGTCGATCCCAAGACGATGGCCTCAAAATTGGTGCCCGGTCTATATTTAGCCGGCGAGGTTTTGGATCTGGATGCCGATACAGGGGGATATAATCTCCAGGCGGCGTTCTCAACCGGTTGGGTAGCCGGAGAAGCGGCCGCGAATTTCCTTGAAACAACAGGCACCCGGGAATCCTGA
- a CDS encoding ATP-dependent 6-phosphofructokinase, with protein sequence MKKIAVLTSGGDAPGMNAAIRAIVRYGTSSGFEVIGTNNGYSGLIAGEFRPLGPRDVSGIIQSGGTILGSSRSKEFETVAGRQKAINNLVSSDIEALIVIGGNGSQTGAHLLNQMGFPVVGVASTIDNDLYGTDQSIGVDTALNIVLEAIDRIKVTASSHHRAHIVETMGRNHGYLALTAGIAGGAECVVIPEVEVSPEQIARVIEETYSRGKSHCLIVVAEGAYWNAMRLQEHFKENPSLGFSIRTTILGHVQRGGAPTAFDRMLGTRIGIAAIRELASGRSGSLLGLACGEIEATPYAEVVSHKKTLDLSILETAEKLAR encoded by the coding sequence TTGAAAAAGATAGCTGTACTTACCAGCGGCGGCGACGCACCAGGAATGAATGCCGCCATCAGAGCTATCGTCAGATACGGCACCTCATCCGGTTTCGAAGTCATAGGAACGAATAACGGCTACTCCGGCTTGATTGCCGGAGAATTCCGACCTCTGGGACCACGCGACGTCTCTGGAATCATCCAGTCCGGAGGCACGATCCTGGGATCAAGCCGTTCGAAAGAATTTGAAACCGTGGCCGGAAGACAAAAAGCGATCAACAATCTTGTCTCTTCCGACATCGAGGCATTGATTGTGATAGGCGGCAATGGTTCCCAAACCGGCGCTCACCTCCTGAACCAAATGGGGTTTCCCGTTGTCGGCGTGGCTTCAACGATAGACAACGACTTGTACGGCACCGACCAGAGCATCGGTGTCGACACGGCCCTGAACATCGTGCTGGAAGCCATCGACCGTATCAAAGTCACCGCCTCGTCCCACCACCGTGCCCACATCGTTGAAACCATGGGAAGAAACCACGGTTATCTGGCATTGACCGCCGGCATCGCCGGAGGAGCGGAATGCGTAGTTATCCCTGAAGTTGAAGTTAGCCCTGAACAAATCGCTAGGGTAATCGAGGAAACATATTCACGCGGCAAATCACACTGCCTCATCGTGGTGGCTGAAGGCGCCTACTGGAATGCAATGCGGCTTCAGGAGCACTTCAAGGAAAATCCAAGTTTGGGGTTTTCCATCCGTACCACCATATTGGGTCACGTCCAGAGAGGCGGGGCGCCGACAGCATTCGATAGGATGCTCGGCACTCGAATCGGGATCGCAGCGATAAGGGAACTCGCCTCTGGTCGCTCAGGCTCGCTCCTCGGCCTGGCCTGCGGGGAAATAGAGGCTACCCCGTATGCCGAGGTCGTCAGCCATAAAAAGACACTCGACCTTTCAATCCTTGAGACCGCCGAAAAACTCGCCCGATAA
- a CDS encoding ornithine cyclodeaminase family protein: MSTLLLTRHDILTLITMPETLKAVEQAFTDYALDKAAMPSKAYLTLPLGDFRAMPASVPGAAGLKWVNVHPENNKLGLPTVMAIVVYSDPETGYPLAILDATELTAYRTGAAGAIASKYLARKDANSLGLIGAGKQAQTQLLAHSEFFKFDEIMVFDRSSESAERFKSLFPNYPIKIVSLEQACGADIVCTLTPSRNPFLKLRWLKPGAHVNAIGADAKGKEELEPEVLANSIVVVDDIEQSTHAGELNVPISKGSFGIQNIYATLGELTSGKKAGRSDPQKITVFDSTGLAIQDIATARTIYTKALANQAGLNFDFIQFEQTY, translated from the coding sequence ATGTCCACGCTACTCCTCACGCGGCACGATATCCTAACCCTGATAACGATGCCGGAGACCTTGAAAGCAGTCGAACAGGCCTTCACCGATTACGCGCTTGATAAAGCAGCAATGCCCTCCAAAGCCTACCTGACGTTGCCGTTAGGCGATTTCCGGGCTATGCCGGCATCGGTGCCGGGGGCAGCCGGCTTGAAATGGGTCAACGTGCATCCTGAGAACAATAAACTGGGATTGCCGACGGTGATGGCTATCGTCGTATATTCGGACCCGGAGACCGGCTACCCGTTGGCCATCCTGGATGCTACCGAACTCACGGCATACCGGACGGGGGCAGCCGGCGCCATCGCCAGCAAATACCTTGCCAGAAAGGATGCCAATTCGCTGGGGTTGATCGGTGCGGGCAAACAAGCGCAGACGCAACTTCTGGCTCATTCGGAATTTTTCAAATTCGATGAAATCATGGTGTTCGACCGGTCTTCTGAATCCGCGGAACGGTTCAAGTCTCTATTCCCAAATTATCCGATCAAGATCGTGAGCCTGGAACAAGCCTGCGGCGCCGATATCGTCTGCACTTTGACACCATCAAGAAACCCTTTTTTGAAACTCCGCTGGCTTAAGCCGGGCGCCCATGTCAACGCCATCGGCGCCGACGCAAAGGGCAAAGAGGAACTTGAACCCGAAGTATTGGCAAATTCTATCGTGGTCGTCGATGACATCGAACAATCGACCCACGCCGGAGAACTCAATGTTCCGATTTCTAAGGGTTCATTCGGCATCCAAAACATCTACGCAACCCTTGGTGAATTGACATCAGGTAAAAAAGCGGGACGCAGCGATCCCCAGAAGATTACCGTCTTTGATTCGACCGGGCTGGCAATCCAGGATATCGCGACCGCCCGAACGATTTATACCAAAGCACTCGCAAATCAAGCCGGCTTGAATTTTGATTTCATACAATTTGAACAAACCTATTGA